CCACTCGGCCCAGCCGCTCGGCCCGTTGGTGACAGCTTCCGGACGCCCCCTCGCAGGTCGTGCCGCTCGCCTGTGGATCACCAGCGTCTTGATCCACACCTGCCCACCTTCCCGGGCCTCGGCCGCGTCGGACTCCGCTGATCCGCTTGGGGCACCGACGGCGCGGGCGGCCGCTGCCACCCCACCGGCTTGAATCCCCTCGCACCAAAGGGCATTTCGCTGGCCGCCCGCCGATTCCCGGTGGGACGATGAAGGCGAAGTGAGCGACCGCCGGACGACGGCCGCCCCGGGCAACTCGGAGGCGATCATGAACCACGTCCGTCCCGACGTTCCGTGCATCGACGGCACGTGCAACGCGGAAAACGTGCACCAGCGCGCCGAAAAGGTGGCCGTGCCCGATTTTGACTATATGAGCTCGCCGATGGTGGCCATGGTCGACGGCATCTTCCACATCGACCCCGAGGCCCCTCCGCTCCCCCGCCGCCGGCACCGCCCTCGCCCCGAGCAGTACCACCACTGACAATTCAGATCAAAACCCGCTTACGGTACGCCCTGAGCCGTCCCGCCCGCACCCCAGTCCCGCCCGTGGTGCTCCCGCGAGGCCGCCGCCACCCGGGCCCGTGACGCGCCCCCACCCCAGTCCCGCCCATGGTGCTCCCGCGAAGCCGCCGCCACCCCGGCCCGTGACGCGCCCCCAGCCCGGGCTGGTCGTGGGAGTGGTGTCCCGAGCCCGGATACAACGATGAGGGCCAGCCGAGAGAACTCGGCTGACCCTCATCGTCAGGACAAGCAGCGCGGGTCAGAGACCCCAGTCGCGCAGGACTCCGGTGGCCGCATCCGAGCCGGCCTTGACGGCGGTGGCCGGGACCCCGTTCCAGGTGACGCCGCAGAGCAGGCGGAGGGCGTCGACCGCGTCGCCGGAACCGGACAGGGTCGCCCGGTCGCCGTCGTGGGTGAGGTGCCAGCCGTCGACCTCGGTTGCCGGGACCCGGGCCTGGTCCGCGGGGCGGAACAGGCCGGAGAGGTCGGCCGCGACGAAGGTCGGACGTCGCTCGGCGGGAGCGGACAGCAGATCGGCCGGTCCGCTGACGCCGGTGAGAACCAGCAAGCTGTCCATGCCCGCGGTCACCGCGCCCTGGATGTCGGTGTCCAGGCGGTCGCCGATCGCCAGCGGACGCTCCGCACCGGCCAGCGAGGCCGCGGTCCGGAACAGGGCCGGCTGCGGCTTGCCCACCACCACGTCCGGTTCGCGGTCCAGGGCGGTACGGATCACCGCGACCAGCGAGCCGTTGCCCGGCAGCGGGCCACGCGGGCTGGGCAGGGTGCGGTCGGTGTTGGTCGCGTACCAGGTGGCACCCGCACGGATGGCGAGCGCCGCCTCGGCGAGGACCTTCCAGCCGACCTCGGGACCGTACCCCTGAACCACAGCGACCGGGTTGTCCCCGGCCGACTCGACAGGGGTGAGCCCGGCGTCCCGCACCTCGCCGCGCAGCGCCTCCGCGCCCACCACCAGCACCGGCGAACCGGCCGGCACGTGCTCGGCGATCAGCGCGGCGGCCGCGCCGGCCGAGGTGAGCACCTCGGCCGGTGCGGCGCTGACACCCATGCCGGTGAGCAGGGCGGCCACCTCGCCGGCGCGACGGGACGCGTTGTTCGTCGCGTACGCGACAGCGGTCCCGTCCGCACGCAGCCGCTCGACCGCCTCGGCCGCGCCCGGGATCGGTTTGTCGATCAGGAAGACGACGCCGTCCAGGTCGAAGACGGCCAGGTCGTAGCCGCCGGCGAGGTGATCACTCATGCCTGCGACTGGTCGTCCGCCCGACCGGTGAACTCGTCGCCGGCCTTCTCGTACTTCTCGGTCTTCGGCTTCGCGGACTTCGCCTCGGCCGCCGGGACCTCGTCCCGCTCGGCGGTCAGGGCGTCGGTGTTGACGTCGGTGTCGGCCACCCGGGCCTCCGCCGCCTCGTCCTCGTCCTCGAAGTCCTCGTCGTCCTCGTCGTCGTCCTGGTCGGCGAGGTCGTCCTCCTCGAGGTCGTCCTCGTCGAGGTCGCCAACGCTGTCGACGTCGTCCTCGTCGTGCTCCGCCTCGGGCCGGCCGTCCGCGTCGCGGTCGTCGTCCTCGTCACGGTCGTCCCCGGCACGGTCGTCGTGCTGGGCACGCGCCTCGTCGTCGAGGTCCTCGTCGTCCTCGTCGTCGTCACCTTCGATGGTGACCCCGTCGAGCTCGAGGATCCGCTCCGCGGCGTCGGTGAGCTGCTCCTCGTCGACCGCGGCGGCCCGCCCGAACCACTCCCGAGCCTCGTCACGACGACCGGCTGCCAGCAGGGCATCCGCGTAGGCGTAGCGCAGGCGCGCCGCCCAGTCCGCGGTCTCCTCGCCGGTCAGCTCCTTGACCTGGAGCATCGCCACGGCCGCGTCGTGCTGGCCGAGGTCACCACGGGCGCCGGCCGCCACGATCAGCAGCTCGATCGCCCCGGACTTCTCCAGGTTCGCCATGTCGGCACCGCGGTACAGGTCGATCGCCCGCTCCGGCCGGCCCAGCGCCCGCTCGCAGTCGGCCAGCTCGGCCAGGTGGGTCTGCTTGCCGGTCATCCGGTGGTAGGTGCGCAGCTCGGCGATCGCCGTGGTCCAGTCCCCCGCCGCGTACGCCGCCAGGCCGACCGCCTCGCGCACCACGGCGATCCGGGAGGCCAGCCGCCGCGCCGCGATCGCGTGCTGCAGCGCCAGCTCGGAGTCCTCGTCGATGACGGTGCCGGCCGCCACCAGGTGCCGCGAGACCGTGTCGGCGACCTCCCGGGCCAGGCTCACCAGCTCCGCGCGGACCTCCTGGTCCAGGTCGGCCGCGTTGATCTCCTCGGGGATCTCCGGGGCCTGGAAGACGGCCTGGCCGTCCTCGGTGGTCTCCGGCTGGTCGCCGCGGAAGCCGCCCCGGTCCCGGTCGCCGCCGCGGAACCCGCCACGGTCGCCGTCCCGGTCACCACGGAATCCACCGCGGTCCCGGTCGCCACCCTGGTAGCCGCCCCGGTCCTGGGAGCCACCGCGATCGCGGTCGCCGCCACGGAACCCACCGCGGTCGCCACCACCCTGGTAGCCACCCCGGTCGCCGCCACGGTCACGGTCGCCGCCCCGGAAGCCGCCACGGTCGCCACCGCCCTGGTAGCCACCGCGGTCCCGGTCGCCGCCACGGAACCCGCCGCCCTGCGGCCGGTCACCCTGCGGCCGGTCACCGCGATATCCGCCGCCACCCTGGAAGCTCTCCCGGGTGCCACCGGTCCGGTCGCGGTCACCGCCCCGGAAGCCGCCACGGTCGCCACCGCCCTGGAAGCCGCCACGGTCCCCGCCACGGTCACGGTCGCCGCCGCGGAACCCACCGCGGTCCCCGCCACCCTGGAAGCCGCCACGGTCACGGTCGCCGCCACGGAACCCGCCACGGTCGCCGCCACCCTGGTAACCCGGACGGTCGCCACCACGGAAGCCGCCCTGCGAACCACCACGGTCGTCACGGTTGAACGGCCGGCGCTCGCCACCGCCCTGGAAGCCACCACGGTCGCCACCACGGTCACGGTCGCCACCACGGAAGCCGCCGCGGTCGCCACCACCCTGGAAGCCGCCACGGTCACGGTCGCCACCACGGAACCCGCCACGGTCGCCGCCACCCTGGTAGCCCGGACGGTCACCGCCACGGAAGCCGCCACGGTCGCCGCCACCCTGGTAACCCGGACGGTCGCCACCGCGGAAGCCACCGCGGTCGCCGCCACCCTGGTAGCCCGGACGGTCGCCACCGCGGAAGCCGCCCTGCGAACCACCACGGTCGTCACGGTTGAACGGCCGGCGCTCGCCACCGCCCTGGAAGCCGCCACGGTCACGGTCGCCACCACGGAAGCCACCGCGGTCGCCGCCACCCTGGAAGCCGCCACGGTCACGGTCGCCACCGCGGAAGCCGCCACGGTCCCCGCCACCCTGGAAGCCGCCACGGTCACGGTCGCCACCGCGGAACCCGCCACGGTCGCCACCACCCTGGTAGCCCGGACGGTCGCCACCGCGGAAGCCACCGCGGTCGCCGCCACCCTGGTAACCCGGACGGTCGCCACCGCGGAACCCGCCACGGTCGCCACCGCTCACGGAACGGTCGCCACCACGGAAGCCGCCCTGCGAACCACCACGGTCGTCACGGTTGAACGGCCGGCGCTCGCCACCGCCCTGGAAGCCACCGCGATCGCGGTCGCCACCACGGAAGCCGCCACGGTCGCCACCACCCTGGAAACCACCACGGTCGCCGCCACGGTCACGGTCACCGCCGCGGAAGCCACCACGGTCGCCACCACCCTGGTAGCCACCACGGTCACCGCCACGGAAGCCACCACGGTCGCCACCACCCTGGTAACCACCACGGTCACGGTCGCCACCACGGAACCCACCGCGGTCGCCACCGCCCTGGTATCCGCCGCGGTCGCGGTCACCGCCGCGGAAGCCGCCGCGGTCGCGGTCGCCACCCCGGAAGCCGGCCCGGTCGCGGTCACCCGACCGGTTGCCGCCCTGGTATCCGCCTCCATCGCCGCGGCGAGCGTCGCCGCCATCGCGACCGCGGCCCTCCCGGGCCTCGTCACGGTTGCTGGAGCCGCCGTCCTGCGGTCCTGTAGTCACGGATCAGTCCTTCCAAGTACGGCGGCGGGCCCTCGGTGCGGGCGGCCTGGCGTCAAACACAAAGTTACTAGGGAACGAAGTCATAAACGCAGTCGAGGGCCGACCCCAGGTGGGGCGGCCCTCGACCGTTACGTTGAGTCCGGCGGCGTCCTACTCTCCCACACCCTCCCGAGTGCAGTACCATCGGCGCTGGAGGGCTTAGCTACCGGGTTCGGAATGTAACCGGGCGTTTCCCCTCCGCTATGACCACCGAAACAGCTATCAGCGCGGAACCAACCAGCAACCCGTATCCCTCTCCGGCACCCCAGCCGGCCCCGACATCATCGGAAGCCAACCAGAATCCCTGAGAAGAAACAGGGTGGTTGTTCGTTTGCTGTGAATCACACAGTGGACGCAAGCAGAAAATTTAGGGTGGTTAAGCCCTCGGCCTATTAGTACCGGTCAACTCAACACGTTACCGTGCTTACATCTCCGGCCTATCAACCCAATAGTCTCTTGGGGGCCTTACCCACTCAAGGTGGTGGGATACCTCATCTCGAAGCGAGCTTCCCGCTTAGATGCTTTCAGCGGTTATCCCTTCCGAACGTAGCCAACCAGCCATGCTCCTGGCGGAACAACTGGCACACCAGAGGTTCGTCCGTCCCGGTCCTCTCGTACTAGGGACAGCCCTTCTCAAGTATCCAACGCGCACGGCGGATAGGGACCGAACTGTCTCACGACGTTCTAAACCCAGCTCGCGTACCGCTTTAATGGGCGAACAGCCCAACCCTTGGGACCTGCTACAGCCCCAGGATGCGACGAGCCGACATCGAGGTGCCAAACCATCCCGTCGATATGGACTCTTGGGGAAGATCAGCCTGTTATCCCCGGGGTACCTTTTATCCGTTGAGCGACACCGCTTCCACACGCAAGTGCCGGATCACTAGTCCCGACTTTCGTCCCTGCTCGACCCGTCAGTCTCACAGTCAAGCTCCCTTGTGCACTTACACTCAACACCTGATTGCCAACCAGGCTGAGGGAACCTTTGGGCGCCTCCGTTACCCTTTAGGAGGCAACCGCCCCAGTTAAACTACCCACCAGACACTGTCCCTCGACCCGATCAGGGCCGCAAGTTAGATACCCAAACCCAACAGAGTGGTATTTCAACAACGCCTCCACCCGAACTGGCGTCCGAGCTTCACCGGCTCCCACCTATCCTACACAATCGAATTCAGATACCAATGTCAAGCTATAGTAAAGGTCCCGGGGTCTTTCCGTCCTGCCGCGCGTAACGAGCATCTTTACTCGTACTGCAATTTCGCCGGGCCTGTGGTTGAGACAGTGGGGAAGTCGTTACGCCATTCGTGCAGGTCGGAACTTACCCGACAAGGAATTTCGCTACCTTAGGATGGTTATAGTTACCACCGCCGTTTACTGGCGCTTAAGTTCTCCGCTTCGCCCCGAAGAGCTAACAGGTCCCCTTAACGTTCCAGCACCGGGCAGGCGTCAGTCCATATACATCGTCTTACGACTTGGCATGGACCTGTGTTTTTAGTAAACAGTCGCTTCCCCCTGCTCTCTGCGGCCATACCACGCTCCACCCGCAAGGGGCTTCACGCGTCCGGCCCCCCTTCTCCCTAAGTTACGGGGGCAATTTGCCGAGTTCCTTAACCACAGTTCACCCGTCGCCTCGGTATTCTCTACCTGACCACCTGTGTCGGTTTAGGGTACGGGCCGCTCGAAACATCGCTAGAGGCTTTTCTCGGCAGCATAGGATCAATGACTTCACCAGAACGGCTCGGCATCACGTCTCAGCCTATTGCCATGCGGATTTGCCTACATGACGGCCTACACGCTTACCCCGGCACAACCACCGGCCGGGATCATCTACCTTCCTGCGTCACCCCATCACTAAACTACTACCACCCAAGGTCCTGGCCGCCACTCGATCAAACCGAAGTCCTCACAAGCTTTGGGCAGTTAGTACAGATGGGTTCGTCTTGGGCGTTTCTTTGCGGGTACGGGAATATCAACCCGTTATCCATCGACTACGCCTCTCGGCCTCGCCTTAGGCCCCGACTCACCCAGGGCGGATTAGCCTGGCCCTGGAACCCTTGGTCATCCGGCGGAAGGGGTTCTCACCCTTCATTCGCTACTCATGCCTGCATTCTCACTCGTACAGCGTCCACGGCTGGATCACTCCGCCGCTTCACCCGCTGCACGACGCTCCCCTACCCATCCACACAAAGTGTGAATGCCACAGCTTCGGCGGTGTGCTTGAGCCCCGCTACATTGTCGGCGCGGAACCACTTGACCAGTGAGCTATTACGCACTCTTTAAAGGGTGGCTGCTTCTAAGCCAACCTCCTGGTTGTCCATGCGATCCCACATCCTTTTCCACTTAGCACACGCTTAGGGGCCTTAGCTGGCGATCTGGGCTGTTTCCCTCTCGACTACGAAGCTTATCCCCCGCAGTCTCACTGCCGCGCTCTCACTTACCGGCATTCGGAGTTTGGCTGATTTCAGTAAGCTTGTGGGCCCCCTAGACCATCCAGTGCTCTACCTCCGGCAAGAAACACACGACGCTGCACCTAAATGCATTTCGGGGAGAACCAGCTATCACGGAGTTTGATTGGCCTTTCACCCCTAACCACAGGTCATCCCCCAACTTTTCAACGTTGGTGGGTTCGGTCCTCCACGCAGTCTTACCCACGCTTCAACCTGCCCATGGCTAGATCACCCCGCTTCGGGTCTAGAACATGCGACTAAAAACGCCCTATTCAGACTCGCTTTCGCTACGGCTACCCCACACGGGTTAACCTCGCCACATGCCACTAACTCGCAGGCTCATTCTTCAAAAGGCACGCCATCACCCCGAAAGGCTCTGACGGATTGTAGGCGAACGGTTTCAGGTA
This window of the Actinoplanes oblitus genome carries:
- a CDS encoding HAD-IIA family hydrolase — translated: MSDHLAGGYDLAVFDLDGVVFLIDKPIPGAAEAVERLRADGTAVAYATNNASRRAGEVAALLTGMGVSAAPAEVLTSAGAAAALIAEHVPAGSPVLVVGAEALRGEVRDAGLTPVESAGDNPVAVVQGYGPEVGWKVLAEAALAIRAGATWYATNTDRTLPSPRGPLPGNGSLVAVIRTALDREPDVVVGKPQPALFRTAASLAGAERPLAIGDRLDTDIQGAVTAGMDSLLVLTGVSGPADLLSAPAERRPTFVAADLSGLFRPADQARVPATEVDGWHLTHDGDRATLSGSGDAVDALRLLCGVTWNGVPATAVKAGSDAATGVLRDWGL
- a CDS encoding Replicase polyprotein 1ab; this encodes MSLAREVADTVSRHLVAAGTVIDEDSELALQHAIAARRLASRIAVVREAVGLAAYAAGDWTTAIAELRTYHRMTGKQTHLAELADCERALGRPERAIDLYRGADMANLEKSGAIELLIVAAGARGDLGQHDAAVAMLQVKELTGEETADWAARLRYAYADALLAAGRRDEAREWFGRAAAVDEEQLTDAAERILELDGVTIEGDDDEDDEDLDDEARAQHDDRAGDDRDEDDDRDADGRPEAEHDEDDVDSVGDLDEDDLEEDDLADQDDDEDDEDFEDEDEAAEARVADTDVNTDALTAERDEVPAAEAKSAKPKTEKYEKAGDEFTGRADDQSQA